One genomic window of Aethina tumida isolate Nest 87 chromosome 3, icAetTumi1.1, whole genome shotgun sequence includes the following:
- the LOC109596277 gene encoding lachesin isoform X2, which yields MPKFIGPILNITVPVGREAVLECGVDNLSTFKVAWLRVDTQTILTIHSHVITKNHRIAVTHSEHRTWYLHIRDVRETDRGWYMCQINTDPMKSQVGYLNVVVPPDILDYPTSTDMVVREGSNVSLRCAATGSPEPTIAWRREGGETIPVGGGQEVPSVDGTVFNISKVNRLHMGPYLCIASNGIPPSVSKRIMLIVHFPPMIWIQNQLVGAMEGQQITLECHSEAYPKSINYWTKDDGHIISQGAKYEPSIVDNAYKVHMKLTIKVITPGDYGSYKCVSKNSLGETDGTIKLYHIPTPSTTKPTTTTTTPAPTKSSPFKDTAKQRGRIKDHITDVSTNEILDPEVTKERDLRLRSNPSDTSAEQVDNLDDDFMFSLSCVNKYSYVYVLLSLLNLAIYWLM from the exons ATGCCCAAGTTCATAGGACCTATTCTGAATATAACAGTTCCTGTTGGAAGAGAAGCAGTTCTTGAATGCGGTGTCGACAACTTATCAACTTTTAAG GTGGCCTGGCTCCGGGTCGACACTCAGACAATCCTGACGATTCACAGTCACGTGATAACGAAGAATCACCGGATTGCTGTGACTCACAGCGAACACAGGACTTGGTACCTCCACATCCGGGATGTACGCGAAACGGACAGGGGATGGTATATGTGCCAGATCAACACTGACCCAATGAAAAGCCAAGTAGGATACTTAAATGTAGTTG TGCCGCCCGACATTCTCGACTATCCGACCAGCACCGACATGGTGGTGCGGGAGGGATCCAACGTGAGTTTACGATGTGCGGCCACGGGATCGCCGGAACCGACCATCGCCTGGAGGCGCGAGGGTGGCGAGACCATACCCGTGGGGGGTGGTCAAGAag TTCCCAGTGTCGATGGAACCGTTTTCAACATAAGTAAGGTGAACCGATTGCATATGGGACCCTATTTGTGCATCGCATCCAATGGCATTCCACCTTCTGTGAGCAAGAGGATTATGCTTATCGTACATT ttCCGCCAATGATCTGGATCCAGAATCAACTTGTCGGAGCAATGGAGGGTCAACAAATAACTTTGGAGTGCCACTCGGAAGCCTATCCGAAATCCATTAATTACTGGACTAAGGATGATGGCCACATTATTTCACAAG GAGCAAAGTACGAGCCGAGCATCGTGGACAACGCTTACAAAGTCCACATGAAGTTAACGATTAAAGTTATTACACCAGGTGATTACGGATCATACAAGTGTGTGTCGAAGAACTCCCTGGGGGAAACGGACGGCACCATAAAGCTCTATC aTATTCCAACACCATCTACGACTAAACCAACCACTACTACTACAACTCCCGCACCAACTAAGTCATCTCCATTCAAAg ATACAGCAAAACAACGCGGTAGAATCAAAGATCATATCACTGACGTTAGCACCAATGAAATATTAGATCCAGAAGTAACGAAGGAAAGAG ATTTACGCCTTAGAAGCAATCCGAGCGACACAAGTGCTGAACAAGTTGACAATTTAGATGACGACTTCATGTTTTCTCTATCATGTGTGAACAAGTACAGTTAcgtttatgttttattgtctTTACTTAACTTAGCCATTTATTGGCTTATGTAA
- the LOC109596277 gene encoding lachesin isoform X1 codes for MFYPGGRLLFVVSVVNIVASTCGAVPESSTDMPKFIGPILNITVPVGREAVLECGVDNLSTFKVAWLRVDTQTILTIHSHVITKNHRIAVTHSEHRTWYLHIRDVRETDRGWYMCQINTDPMKSQVGYLNVVVPPDILDYPTSTDMVVREGSNVSLRCAATGSPEPTIAWRREGGETIPVGGGQEVPSVDGTVFNISKVNRLHMGPYLCIASNGIPPSVSKRIMLIVHFPPMIWIQNQLVGAMEGQQITLECHSEAYPKSINYWTKDDGHIISQGAKYEPSIVDNAYKVHMKLTIKVITPGDYGSYKCVSKNSLGETDGTIKLYHIPTPSTTKPTTTTTTPAPTKSSPFKDTAKQRGRIKDHITDVSTNEILDPEVTKERDLRLRSNPSDTSAEQVDNLDDDFMFSLSCVNKYSYVYVLLSLLNLAIYWLM; via the exons ACATGCCCAAGTTCATAGGACCTATTCTGAATATAACAGTTCCTGTTGGAAGAGAAGCAGTTCTTGAATGCGGTGTCGACAACTTATCAACTTTTAAG GTGGCCTGGCTCCGGGTCGACACTCAGACAATCCTGACGATTCACAGTCACGTGATAACGAAGAATCACCGGATTGCTGTGACTCACAGCGAACACAGGACTTGGTACCTCCACATCCGGGATGTACGCGAAACGGACAGGGGATGGTATATGTGCCAGATCAACACTGACCCAATGAAAAGCCAAGTAGGATACTTAAATGTAGTTG TGCCGCCCGACATTCTCGACTATCCGACCAGCACCGACATGGTGGTGCGGGAGGGATCCAACGTGAGTTTACGATGTGCGGCCACGGGATCGCCGGAACCGACCATCGCCTGGAGGCGCGAGGGTGGCGAGACCATACCCGTGGGGGGTGGTCAAGAag TTCCCAGTGTCGATGGAACCGTTTTCAACATAAGTAAGGTGAACCGATTGCATATGGGACCCTATTTGTGCATCGCATCCAATGGCATTCCACCTTCTGTGAGCAAGAGGATTATGCTTATCGTACATT ttCCGCCAATGATCTGGATCCAGAATCAACTTGTCGGAGCAATGGAGGGTCAACAAATAACTTTGGAGTGCCACTCGGAAGCCTATCCGAAATCCATTAATTACTGGACTAAGGATGATGGCCACATTATTTCACAAG GAGCAAAGTACGAGCCGAGCATCGTGGACAACGCTTACAAAGTCCACATGAAGTTAACGATTAAAGTTATTACACCAGGTGATTACGGATCATACAAGTGTGTGTCGAAGAACTCCCTGGGGGAAACGGACGGCACCATAAAGCTCTATC aTATTCCAACACCATCTACGACTAAACCAACCACTACTACTACAACTCCCGCACCAACTAAGTCATCTCCATTCAAAg ATACAGCAAAACAACGCGGTAGAATCAAAGATCATATCACTGACGTTAGCACCAATGAAATATTAGATCCAGAAGTAACGAAGGAAAGAG ATTTACGCCTTAGAAGCAATCCGAGCGACACAAGTGCTGAACAAGTTGACAATTTAGATGACGACTTCATGTTTTCTCTATCATGTGTGAACAAGTACAGTTAcgtttatgttttattgtctTTACTTAACTTAGCCATTTATTGGCTTATGTAA